The window GGACCGTGAGACCACCCTCCGGCGCCGGGTTGGCCCAGGCCCTCAGCTCCGCGCCGTGGGCCCGCGCGATCGAGGCCACGATCGACAACCCCAGCCCGGCGCCCTCGCCGGCCGTGTGCAACCGTTCGGCGCGGCGCCGGAACGGCTCCAGCAGGCGCGGTACGTCGTCCGGCTCTATCACCGGCCCCGTGTTCGACACCGTCAACGAGCCGTCGGCGGAGGTCGTGACGCTCACCCGGCCGCCCGCCCGGTTGTGCCGGACCGCGTTGGCCAGGAGGTTCCGCACCAGGTGCCCGAGCAACGCCCGGTCGCCGGCGACGGTCAGCGGCGCGAGATCGCGCACGACGGTCGGCAACGCCCCGGACGGGACCGGCGCCCCGGCCGCGCCCCCGTCCCCGCACGCCGGCGCGCGACCGCCCGCGCCCACCCCGTGCGCCGGGGTCCCGTTCGCAGCCGCCCCGTGCGCCGGGGGCCCGTCCGGCGGGTTCACGTACGCCGGGGGCCCGTCCGCCACGGCCCCGGACACCGCCGTCCCCTCCACGGCCGCCGCGTCCGCCGCCGCATCCGTCGCCGCGTCCGTCGCCGCATCCGTCTCCGTCGCCGTGAGGGCCGCCAGGTCCACCGGGGTCTTCGTCTCCAGCCCCTCCTCGGAGACCGCGAGGAGCAGCAGCGACTCGATGAGGTGCTCGCTCGACTCCGCGACGCCGATCAGCTTGCGGCGGATCCGGGCCACCTTCTGCGGTGTCGGCTCCCCCGCCAGGCCGATCTCGGCGGCGGCCCGCTGCACGGCCAGCGGGGTCCGCAGCTCGTGGGCGGCGTTCGCGGCGAACCGGCGCTGCGCCCCGACCAGGCCCTCCATCCGGTCCAGCATCCCGTCGAAGGTGTCGGCGAGCCGCTTCAGTTCGCCGGGCGGGGCCTGGAGGTCGATGCGTTCGTGCAGGTTGGCGCCGGACAGCCGGCGGGCCGTCTCCGTGATCACGCCGACGGGGCGCAGCACGCGGCCGGCCATCCACCAGGCCAGCCACATGGACACGGCCGCGAAGACGGCGAGGGCGACGAGGGACACGACGAGGAGTTCGTGGAGGGTGGCCTGTTCGACGGCGGCGGAGACGTTGCGGGTGACCTGGTACGACTCCAGTTGCTCGGCGGTCGGCACGGCCTCGGCCGGGAGCCGCTCGGCGGGTACCCAGACCTTCTCGCCGGGCACCGGGCCGACGCCCTGCCGGAACGCGGGGATGGTGGTGGTCACGGCCCCGTTGATGCGGGAGGGCAGCCCGTTGCGGACCAGTACGTTCACCAGGGCGACCAGGCCGCCGCCGGCGAGGAGGAGGAGCGTGCCGTAGAGGGTGGTGAGTCGGGCGCGCTCGGAGCGGAGCACCGCTCTCATCGCGGACCACCGATCCGGTAGCCGGCGCCCGGCACCGTCTCGATCAGCGGCGGTTCGCCCAGCTTCGCGCGCAGTTTGCTCAAGGTCACCCGTACGGCGTTGGTGCGGTAGGAGGTGTCCTCCTCCCACACGCGCTCGATCAGGTCGTCGCTGCTGAGGACCGCCCCCTCGGCCCGCAGCAGCGCCTCCAGCACCGCGAACTCCTTGCGGGACAGCGCCAGCCGGTGACCGTCGCGGGTGGCGGACCGCCGGGCGGTGTCCACGGCGATGCCCGAGCGCTCCAGCACGGGAGGCAGCGCGGGATGGGCGCGCCGGCCCAGCGCCAGGACCCGGGCGAGCAGCTCGTCGTAGGCGAACGGCTTGGTGAGGTAGTCGTCCGCGCCGAGCCCAAGGCCCTCCACCCGGTCCCGGACGCTCCCGGACGCGGTCAGCATCAGCACCCGGGTCAGCAGCCGCTCGCGCACCACCTGGCGGCAGACCTCGTCGCCGTGCAGGCCGGGCAGGTCGCGGTCGAGCACGAGGACGTCGTACTCCCCGAGGCGCAGCCGGTGCAGTGCCTCCAGGCCGTCGCCCGCCTCGTCGACGGCCAGCGCGTCGCCGCGCAACCCCTCGGCGATCATCTCCCGGAGGAACTCCTCGTCCTCCACCACCAGAACTCGCATCCGTCCTCTTTACCCGAGAAGGACATTTCCTCGTCGTAAGGCCGGTGGGAGAGGGAAGCGAAACCCCGCCTTGCCCCAGGGTCGGGCCCATGAAGCGACTCATACGGCGACCCTCGCAGCGATCCATGACCCTCGGCACGGCCGCGGTGCTCACCGGTCTGACCCTCTTCGTGACCGCGTGCACGGGCGGGACCGGCGCCTCCGACGGCTCCGACGGTTCGGACGGTTCGGACGGCAAGAAGGACGGCGCGGCCGGCGGCAACGCGTCGAACGGAGGCGGCGGCGACAGCGGGAAGATCGCCGACGACGCGCTGAAGATGCGCAAGTGCCTGCGCGAACACGGCATCGACGCGCCCGATCCGGAACCCGGTCAGGATCCGCGCGGCATGACGCTCGGCGGCGGCGCCGACCCGGAGAAGATGCAGAAGGCGATGGAGGCGTGCGGGATGAAGGGCCCCGGTTCCGGCGCCGGCCCCACGCAGGAGGAGAAGGACAAGGAACTCAAGTGGGTCCGGTGCATGCGCGAGAACGGGGTCAACCTCAAGGACCCCGAGTACACGGGCGGCATGAAGAGCGCCACGGAGATCCCCAAGGGGCAGGAGAAGGCCTTCGAGGAGGCCCAGAAGAAGTGTGAAGCGGCGTGAGGAAGCGGCGCGGGTGGCTGCTCGCTTCCCTGGCCGTGCTGCTCGCCGCGTCCGGCGGCGGCTACGTGGTGCTGGCCGGACCGCAGGAGGACTCCGGCCGTTCCGGTGACCGGCGCGCCGACGGCCTCCCGCCGGCCACCGCACCCGTCAAGCGCGGCGACCTCAGCTCCGGCCTCCAGGTCGAGGGCACCCTCGGCTACGCGAAGGAGCGCAAGCAGAACGCCGCCGGGCCCGGGGTGCTGACCTGGACGGCGGCGGAGGGCTCGGTGGTCGAGCGGGACGACAGGCTGTACGAGGTCGACGGCAGGGCGGTGCGCCTCATGTACGGGGCCACGCCGATGTACCGCCCGCTGAAGGGCGGGGACAAGGGCGAGGACGTCAAGCAGCTCAAGCAGAACCTTGTGGCCCTCGGTTACGGGACGGGCCTGGACGCGTCGGACGGCACCTTCACGGCGGGCACGACGGCCGCGGTCAAGCGGTGGCAGAAGGCCCACAAGGAGAAGGAGACGGGCGAGGTCGCCAAGGAGGCCGTCGCCTTCGCCTCCGGCCCGCAGCGGGTGCAGAAGCACGACGCGGCGGTGGGCGACGAGGCGGCCCCGGGCAAGCCGGTGCTGACGCTGACCGGGACGCGGCGCTCGGTCCGCTTCGCGGTGGACGTGGCGAAGGCGGGCTCGGTGAAGACCGGGGACAAGGTCACCGTCGACCTGCCGGGCGGCGGCACGGCCGGCGGGACCATCGAGTCGGTGGGCAGCACCGCCGATCCCGACGACCCCCCGGGCGGCGGGGGCGGGGGCGGCGGAGGCGACAAGCCGAAGGTGGAGGTGGCCGTGGCCCTCGACGACGCCGCCGGGGCCAAGGGCCCGGACCGGTCCCCGGTCACCGTGCGGCTCACCGGCGAGACGCGGACGGGAGTGCTGTCCGTACCGGTCAACTCGCTGCTGGCGCTGAGCGGCGGCGGCTTCGGCGTGCAGGTGGTCGAGGACGGCGCGGTGCGCGACGTGCGGGTCGAACTGGGCATGTTCGGGCAGGGCCGGGTGGAGGTCAAGGGCGGCGCCCTCAAGGAGGGCATGAACGTGGGGGTCCCCGGCACATGACCGCACACGACACGCCCGACGCCCCGCCCGACCCGACCCCGCACGACACGCCACCACACGACGCGCCACCACACGACCCGACCCCGCACGCCACGACGGCACGTCTCGCGGACCGGCCCGGGGACCCGCCCGCGGACCGGCCCGCCACGACCGTCGTGGAGCTCACCGGCGTCACCAAGGAGTACCCGGGCGGTGTCGCGGCCCTGCGCGGGGTCGACCTGACCGTCACGAGCGGCGAACTCCTCGCCATCGTCGGCCCGTCGGGCTCCGGCAAGTCCACCCTGCTGCACATCGTCGGGACCCTGGACCGGCCGACCGCCGGCTCGGTCTCCATCGCCGGGTACGACGTCGCGGCCCTGTCCGACCGGTCCCTGTCCGCGCTGCGCTCCCGCCACGTCGGCTTCGTCTTCCAGTCCTTCCACCTGGTACCGGGCATCAGCGCCCGGGCGAACGTCGCCGAGGGGCTGCTCTACAGCGGCTTCTCGCGGGCCGAACGCGGCCGCCGGGCGGCGCGGGCCCTGGAGCGGGTCGGCCTCGGGGACCGGATGGACCACCGCCCCCACGAACTGTCGGGCGGGCAGAAGCAACGCGTCGCGATCGCCCGGGCGGTGGCGGGCGAACCGGATCTGCTGCTGGCCGACGAGCCGACCGGGGCGCTGGACACGGCGTCCGGGGATGCGGTGATGGAGCTGTTGCGCGAACTGAACGCGGACGGGGCCACCATCGCCGTGATCACCCACGATCAGGAGATCGCCGCGAGCCTGCCCCGCCAGGTACGGATCCGCGACGGCGAGATCGTCGCGGACGTGTGGAACCCCGCCCCGGTCCAGGGCGCGGGCCGGAACCGGTCGGGGGCGGTCACGTGAGCGACACCCCCACGAGGGCCCGTGCGACGGACCGCACGAGGGCCCGTACGCGTACGAGGACCGGTACGAGGATCCGCGCGCGGCGGCTCGTCCCGCCGCGGCTGAGCCCCCGCGACGTGTTCCACGTCGGTTCGGCGGGGCTGCGGTCGCGGCCCATGCGCGTGTTCCTCTCGGCGCTCGGGATCGCCATCGGGATCGCGACGATGATCGCGGTCGTCGGCATCTCCTCGTCCAGCCAGGCCAAACTGCTGCGCGAACTCGACAAGCTGGGCACGAACATGCTGGTCGTGACGCCGGGGCAGTCCATGTTCAGCGGGCAGGACACGAAGCTGCCGAAGGACGCCCCGGGCATGATCGCCCGCATCGAGGGGGTCGAGTCGGTCGGTACGACGGGTGACGTGAAGGAGTCCGTGCGCCGGTCGGAGAACATCCCGAAGGAGGAGACGGGAGCCATCGCCGTGAAGGCGGCCCGCGATCGACTGCTCGACACGCTGCGCGCCCGGATGGCGAAGGGGACCTGGCTCAACGGGGCCACCGGCCGCTATCCCTCCGTCGTGCTCGGCGACGTCTCCGCGCGCCGGCTCGGCATCACGGAGCCGGGCCGGCAGGTCTTCATCGGCGGGCGGTACTTCACGGTGATCGGCATCCTGGAACCGGTTCCGCTGGCCCCCGAGATCGAACGCTCCGCCCTGGTCGGCTGGGAGGCGGCGGAACGCCTGCTCGGCTTCGACGGCCACCCGACGGCCGTCTACGAACGCTCGGCGGACGACCGGGTCACCGCCGTCCGCGACCTGGTCGCCCGCACGGCCAACCCGTCGAGTCCCAGCACCGTTTCCGTCACCGACCCCTCCGCGGCGCTCCAGGCCAAGGCCGCCACGGAAGGGGCCTTCAGCACCCTGCTGCTCGGCCTGGGCGGCATCGCCCTGCTCGTGGGCGGGGTCGGGGTGGCCAACACGATGATCATCTCCGTGTTGGAGCGCCGCCACGAGATCGGCCTGCGCAGATCGCTGGGCGCGACCAAGGGGCAGGTCCGGATCCAGTTCGTCACGGAGTCCCTGTTGCTGTCCGGACTCGGCGGCGTGGCGGGCATCGTCCTGGGCGGCGCGGCCACGGCCGTCTACGCCCGGGCCGGCGACCTGCCCTGGGTCGTCCCCCTCTGGGCCGTCACGGGCGGCTTCGCCTCCACCCTGGCCATCGGGACGTTCGCCGGTCTCTACCCGGCGGTCCGCGCGGCCCGCCTCTCCCCGACGCTGGCGTTGCAGGCGGGGTAGGTCCTGTCGTCAGAGTCTCGCCGCGGCCCGGGCGAGACTTCGACGACAGGACCCGGGCGGGACCGGGCGGGCCGGAGGGACGAGACGGACCGGAGGGACTGGACCCGGGGGACGGGGCGCGGTCATGATCGCTTCGAACTTCCCGGTGTCTCCCCACGATTGCGAGAACGATGACCGACGCCCTGGTCGAGGACGGCTTCCTGATACTCCACGGTTGGCAGAACCATCGGCCCGCCGGCCACTGGGAGCACTGGCTCGCCGAACGGCTCACGGCCGCGGGGCACGCCGTCGACTACCCGGCCCTCCCCGACCCGGACCATCCGGACCTGGAGGTGTGGCTGGCCGAGCTGCGCGAGCGGCTCGGCGCGCTGCGCGGTCGGCGGCGCACGGTCGTCTGCCACAGCCTGGCCTGCGTGCTGTGGCTCCACGCCGCGGCCCGCGGCGACGTGGCGGTCCCGGTCGACCGGGTGCTCCTCGTCGCCCCGCCGTCGGCGGGCTACCTGGGGCGGTACCCGGAGGTCGCCGCCTTCGCGCCGCCCCGGGTGTCGGCGGCGCAGTTGTACGCAGGTGCCGGGTACGTCCGGATGGTCGGCGGCGACGACGACCCGTGCTGTCCGCAGGGCGCCGACGCCGTCTTCGCGGAGCCGCTCGGCCTGCCCGTGGACGTCCTGGCCGGCCAGGGGCACCTGGGCGAGGACGCGGGATACGGGCCCTGGCCCTCGCTCCTCGACTGGTGCGTCGGCCGCGACGACGACGCCCCGATCCGGTCCCGCGCGCGCTGAACCGGGCCCGCGGCGTGTGAACCGGGCCCGCGCCCTTCGGGGGCGCGGGTACCGCCCACCGCCGATCCCGATTTCGTCAACGGCCCCGGGAATCAGCCGACTCCCCCGATTTCGCCGGTTTCAATCTTCTCCGTTCCGGGGAATTCGGGAAATGCGTCCGGCTGCACGACAGTTACCCAACGGCCCTCTCGGTCGTACCCTGATCTGATGAGAACTCCACGTCAGGCAGCGCGCATTGTGGTCCTGTCGCCCACGGGATCCATATTTCTCTTTCGGGAGAACAATGTGGAAGTGGGCATCCACTGGCTTCCCCCGGGCGGGGGAATCGACCCCGGGGAAAGTCCCGAGGAATGTGTGCGGCGCGAGTTGCGCGAGGAGACCGGGTGGACCGATCTCGAACCTCGGCGACTGCTCTGCACCTGGGAGCACGACTTCACCCATCAGGGCATCCCCGTCCGGCAGCACGAGCACATCTACGTCACCACGGGCCCGCTGCGCGATCCCGTCCCGGAGTCGCCCGACGCCCAGTGGCGTTGGCTCTCCCGGGACGCGCTGGCCACGCTCGGGGAGCCGCTGTGGCCGCCGCGGTTGGCGGACCTGCTCGCGGACGTGTCCGCCGAGCCGGTGCATTTCGGCCTGATGGTGTGAGCGGGGGCCGGCCCGGGTCCGGCCCGTCGGGACGCGGCGCGGCGCGGGACGACCGCGCCGACGTGCCGACCGGGCGCGGTACGGATCGGCTCGGCGCGGCGTCGTGCGGCACGTCGACGCGGTGCGGACCGGTACCGCGCGCACGGCGCCGCACGGATCGGCGCCGTACGGATCGGCGCCGTACGGTTCGGGTGGCTCAGCGCGGCGGGGCGCTCGCGGGCGGGCTCGCGGGTGCGGTTCCGGTCGCCCGGCGGTAGAGGGTGGCCGCGTACTCCCCCAGGACGGTGCTCGTCGAGACGTCGTCCGTGTCGCCGCCCGTCAGCACGCCGACGATCTTGCCGTCGCGGGCGATCCACGCGCTGCCGCTGGTGCCCCCGGGGAAGTCGGCGCAGTCGAACCGCTGCTCCGAGGCCTTCTCGCGCACCGCCACCGCCGTGCAGGTGCGCGGCACGCCGCGGTCGGCCGGGTAGCCCGTCACCGTGACCTGCTCGCCCGTGCGGCCCGTGGTGTCCAAGGCGGCCGCGCCGGTGACGTCCTCGATGTTGCGGCCGGAGGAGTCGGGGGCGAGGCGGGCGAAGGCGAGGTCGTAGTCGTCGTTCGCGTCGTCGGTCCAGCGCTCGTCCTCGTAGACCTCTTCGAGCCGCCAGGCTCCGAGCGGGGCCGTGGTACCGGCGTACGCGGGTGCGAATATGGGGCCGTTGGCGCCCTGCTTGCCGGGGGCCAGGCAGTGCCCGGCGGTGACGATCAGGTTGCGTCCGGGGCTGTGCACGACGGTCGCGGTACAGAAGTGGTCGCCGTCCACACGACCTTCCGGGTTGCCTTCGAACAGCGCACCGGCGAACTTGACGGGTCCGCCCGGGCCGGGGGTCACGGCAGTCGCCCGGGGTGCCGGAGACGTGGACAGTTGCGGTTGCTTCGGTGATTGCGATCGCGATGACGGGCTGGGCGACGCCGCCCCGGAGGGGGAGCCCTTCGCCTGTGTGGTCGCCGCCTGGTCCGCGGCCGGCACCACCTTCGTCATCGCGGCGGATGCCCCCAGTGCGGCCACCGCGCACAACACGACGGTCACCACGGTCCGCTTGTCCACCACAGTCATCCTCCCCCAGTTTGCTCTGGCGAATCATGCCCTGGGGTCACTGCCGCCCGCAAGGCGGGGGTGCGCCAAGGACCCGCCGGATCACGCCCCTTGTGTCGCGCGCGCCACGGTGATCGGCTCCGGACGCGTTCCGTCCGGGGCCGATCACCGTGCCGGGGCCGGGTCCCGTCGATCGTCGCGGGCCGCGCGGGCCGGGCGGGGCGTCGGCGGCCGGGGTCACGCGCCCGGCCAGAGGCCTTCCGGGGTGAGGCCCAGCAGGTCGATGGCGTTGCCGCGGACGATGCGGTCGATCACGTCCGGGGCGAGGTGCCCCATCTGGGCCTCTCCGACCTCCCGGGACTTGGGCCAGGTGGAGTCGGAGTGCGGGTAGTCCGTCTCGTAGAGGACGTTGGCGACGCCGATGGAGTCCAGGTTCCTCAGCCCGAAGGCGTCGTCGAAGAAGCAGCCGAAGACGTGCTCGGCGAAGAGTTCCGACGGCGGGCGCAGCACCTTGTCGGCCACCCCGCCCCAGCCGCGGTTCTCCTCCCACACCACGTTGGCGCGCTCCAGGATGTAGGGGATCCAGCCGATCTGCCCCTCGGCGTACATGATCTTCAGGTTGGGGAAGCGTTCGAACTTGCCGCTCATCAGCCAGTCCACCATCGAGAAGCAGCAGTTGGCGAAGGTGATGGTCGAGCCGACGGCCGGCGGGGCGTCGGCGGAGGTGGAGGGCATGCGCGAGGAGGAACCGATGTGCATGGCGATGACCGTGCCGGTCTCGTCGCACGCCTGGAGGAACGGGTCCCAGTCGTCGGTGTGGATGGACGGCAGCCCGAGGTGGGGCGGGATCTCCGAGAAGGCGACGGCCCGCACGCCCCGGGCCGCGTTGCGGCGGACCTCGGCCGCGGCGAGGCGGGCGTCCCAGAGGGGGACGAGGGTGAGCGGGATGAGCCGGCCCGCCGCCTCGGGGCCGCACCACTCCTCCACCATCCAGTCGTTGTAGGCGCGTACGCCGAGCAGTCCCAGTTCCCGGTCCTTGGCCTCGGTGAAGGTCTGCCCGCAAAAGCGCGGGAACGTGGGGAAACACAGGGCCGACTGGACGTGGTTGACGTCCATGTCCGCGAGCCGGTCGGGAACCGAGAAGGACCCCGGGCGCATCTGCTCGTAGGTGATGACTTCCAGTTTGATCTCGTCGCGGTCGTACCCGACCGCGGTGTCGAGGCGGGTGAGCGGGCGGTGCAGGTCTTCGTAGACCCACCAGTCGCCTATCGGGCCGTCGTCGCCCTCGGCCCCCATGACGGGGGCGAACTTGCCGCCGAGGAAGGTCATTTCCTTCAGGGGCGCGCGGACGACGCGGGGGCCGACGTCGTGGTACTTGGACGGGAGCCGGTCCCGCCAGACATGAGGGGGCTCCACCGTGTGGTCGTCCACCGAGATGATCTTCGGGAAGGTCTCCATGTGAACTACGGTAGCGCCGATCTGACGAACCGTCAGCTAGTTGTGCGGCACCGGGGAAGCGATCAGTCCGCTGCGGGCTGACGTGTACGTGCAAGACAGGGCAGACTGACCCTTACAACGACGGAAGGCAGGGGGGACGACAGATGGACGGCGTACCGGCCATCCCGCACCAGCGGAACCACCCCGAGGCAGCCCGGACCACCACGGACGCGGTCGACGCCCCGCCCGAAACCTCCTCCCGAACCGTCGCCGGGAGTACCGCCGCGGCCGCCCCCGAGAACACCTCCGCCACCGGGAGCGCCGCCACCGCCCCGCGGGCCGCCGTCGAGGACACCGACCGGCCCCGACCCGCCCCCTGCGGGAACCGCTTCGCCGTCCTCGGCCCCATCCGCGCCTGGCGCGGACCCGAGCTGCTGCCCTCCGGCAGCCCCCAGCAGCGGGCCCTGCTCGCCGCGCTGCTGCTCCGCGACGGCCGCACCGCCACCGCGCCCGAGCTCATCGACGCGATCTGGGGCGAGGACCCCCCGCAGCAGGCCCTCGCCACCATCCGCACGTACGCCTCCCGCCTGCGCAAGGTCCTGGACCCCGGGCTGCTCGTCACCGACGCCGGCGGCTACGCCATCCGCACCCCCGCCGGCGCCCTGGACCTCGGGATCGCCCGCGCCTTGGCCGGCGACGCCGAGAAGGCCCGCGTCGCCGGGGACCGCGCCCTCGCCCGTACGCTCCTGACCCGCGCCCTGGACCTGTGGGACGGGGAACCCCTCGCCGGGGTGCCGGGCCCGCACGCCGACACCGAGCGCACCCGGCTCGCGGAATGGCGCCTCCAACTGCTGGAGACGCGCCTGGACCTCGACCTGGAGGTCGGCCACCACGCCGAGGCCGTCTCCGAGCTGACCGCACTCACCGCCGCCCACCCCCTGCGGGAACGGCTGCGCGAGCTGCTGATGCTCGCCCTGTACCGCAGCGGCCGGCAGGCCGAGGCACTCGCCGTGTACGCCGACACCCGCCGGCTCCTGGCGGACGAACTCGGCGTCGACCCCCGACCCGAACTCTCCGCCCTCCAGAGCCGGATCCTGTGCGCGGACGCCGAACTGGCCCTCGCCGAGGACCCGGCGCCGACCGCCGCTCCCGTTCTCGTGAGGCCGGCCCAATTGCCCGCGACCGTCCCCGACTTCACCGGCCGCGCCCCGTTCGTCACCGAGCTGGGCGAGATCCTGTCGGGCGCCGAGGGCCAGGTCATGGCGGTGTCCGCGCTCGCCGGCATCGGCGGCGTCGGCAAGACCACCCTGGCCGTGCACGTCGCGCACGCCGCCCGCCCGCACTTCCCCGACGGCCAGCTGTACGTCGACCTCCAGGGCACCGAACCGCGACCGGCCGAGCCCGTCGCCGTGCTCGGCTCCTTCCTGCGGGCCCTCGGCACCCCCGACACCGCGATCCCCGACTCCCCCGCCGAACGGGCCGCGTTGTACCGGTCCATCCTCGACGGCCGGCGCGTCCTGGTCCTGCTCGACAACGCCCGCGACGCCGCCCAGGTCCGCCCGCTGCTGCCCGGCACCGCGGGCTGCGCCGCGCTCGTCACCAGCCGGGTCCGGATGTCGGGCCTCGCCGGGGCCCACCTCGTCGACCTCGACGTGATGAGCCCGGAGGAGGCGCTCCAGCTCTTCACCCGGATCGTCGGCGCCGAACGGGTCGGCGCCGAACGTCAGGCCGCGCTCGACGTGGTCGGGGCCTGCGGGTTCCTGCCGCTGGCCATCCGCATCGCCGCGTCCCGGCTCGCCGCCCGCCGCACCTGGACCGTGTCCGTCCTCGCCGCCAAGCTCGCCGACGAGCGCCGCCGCCTCGACGAGCTCCAGGCCGGGGACCTGGCCGTGAAGGCCACCTTCGAGCTGGGCTACGGCCAGTTGGAGCCCGCCCAGCAGCGGGCGTTCCGACTCCTCGGGCTCGCCGACGGGCCGGACATCTCGCTCGCCGCGGCGGCGGCCGTGCTCGACCTGCCCGAGCACGACACCGAGGACCTCCTGGAGGCTTTAGTCGACTGCTCCCTCCTGGAATCCGCCGCACCCGGCCGCTACCGCTTCCACGACCTGGTCCGGCTCTACGCGCGGGCCTGCGCGGAGCGCGACGAACAGCCGCCGAGCGGCCGCGACGCCGCCCTCGACCGGCTCCTGGACTTCTACCTGGCCACCGCCGCCGGCGTGTACGCCCTGGAACGGCCGGGCGACCGGCTGCCCGCCCACATGGCCGCCACCCACCACCCGGGCCTGGCCTTCACCGAGCCGCGCGCCGCGCTGGACTGGCTGTTCGCCGAGGCGGACCCGCTGCTGGCCTGCGTCCGACAGGCCTCCGTGCGCACCACCGGGCGCGGCGGCCTGGTCGACGTGCTGCGCCGTTCCGTGGACCTGCTGTGGGCCGCCAAGGACCTCACCGAGTCGGGGGCCAACTCCAAGCAGTACGAGTCGGCCGCCGTCGCCCTGTGCGAGGCCGCGCGCGCCGCCGGGGACCCGCACGCCGAGGGGCGGGCGCGGATCACGCTCACCATCGTGCACCTGGTCGCGGGCCGGTTCGCCGAGGCCGACGACGAGGCCAGCCGGGCCATGGCACTGGCCCGCGAGGCCGAGGACCCGCTGCCGAACTGCTGGGCTCCCAACGACCGCGGCATCATCGCCCTGTACGAGAGCCGGTACGCGGACGGCGAACGGTTCCTGTTGGAGGCCATCGAGAACTTCCGGGCCGACGGGAACCTCGTCGGCGAGGCCAGCGCCCTGTGCAACCTCTCCCGGATCCACGTGATGCTGGGCCGGCTCACCAGCGCCATAGACCTCGCCCAGCAGGGCATCGACATCTACGACCGGATGGGCCTGACCCTGCGGCTGGCCAACGGCCGGTACGCGCTGGGCATCGCGCTCACCCGGGCGGGCCGGCTGGGCGAGGCCCTGGCGCAGCTCGCGGAGGCGTTGACGCTCTTCCACGACAACCGGCAGCCGCTGTGGGAGGGCGTGACCCACTTCCGGCTCGCCGAAGCCCATCTCGCGGCACGCCGGCCCACGTTGGCGGCCTCGCACGCGGAGCAGGCCATCGCCCTGCGCGGGATCGGCGGCGAATGGCGGCGGGCCACGGTGCTGACGGTGCTCGGCAAGGCGCTGGTGCGGTTGGGGCAGACGGACCGGGCGCGGGTGTGCTGGCGGGACGCCGAAACGGTCTTCGAGCGGCTCGGTTCCTCGGAACTGGCCGAAGTCCGCTCCCTGCTCGCCTCACAGGTAG of the Streptomyces sp. NBC_01426 genome contains:
- a CDS encoding ABC transporter ATP-binding protein, with the protein product MTAHDTPDAPPDPTPHDTPPHDAPPHDPTPHATTARLADRPGDPPADRPATTVVELTGVTKEYPGGVAALRGVDLTVTSGELLAIVGPSGSGKSTLLHIVGTLDRPTAGSVSIAGYDVAALSDRSLSALRSRHVGFVFQSFHLVPGISARANVAEGLLYSGFSRAERGRRAARALERVGLGDRMDHRPHELSGGQKQRVAIARAVAGEPDLLLADEPTGALDTASGDAVMELLRELNADGATIAVITHDQEIAASLPRQVRIRDGEIVADVWNPAPVQGAGRNRSGAVT
- a CDS encoding response regulator transcription factor; the protein is MRVLVVEDEEFLREMIAEGLRGDALAVDEAGDGLEALHRLRLGEYDVLVLDRDLPGLHGDEVCRQVVRERLLTRVLMLTASGSVRDRVEGLGLGADDYLTKPFAYDELLARVLALGRRAHPALPPVLERSGIAVDTARRSATRDGHRLALSRKEFAVLEALLRAEGAVLSSDDLIERVWEEDTSYRTNAVRVTLSKLRAKLGEPPLIETVPGAGYRIGGPR
- a CDS encoding trypsin-like serine peptidase, translated to MTPGPGGPVKFAGALFEGNPEGRVDGDHFCTATVVHSPGRNLIVTAGHCLAPGKQGANGPIFAPAYAGTTAPLGAWRLEEVYEDERWTDDANDDYDLAFARLAPDSSGRNIEDVTGAAALDTTGRTGEQVTVTGYPADRGVPRTCTAVAVREKASEQRFDCADFPGGTSGSAWIARDGKIVGVLTGGDTDDVSTSTVLGEYAATLYRRATGTAPASPPASAPPR
- a CDS encoding RBBP9/YdeN family alpha/beta hydrolase, whose amino-acid sequence is MTDALVEDGFLILHGWQNHRPAGHWEHWLAERLTAAGHAVDYPALPDPDHPDLEVWLAELRERLGALRGRRRTVVCHSLACVLWLHAAARGDVAVPVDRVLLVAPPSAGYLGRYPEVAAFAPPRVSAAQLYAGAGYVRMVGGDDDPCCPQGADAVFAEPLGLPVDVLAGQGHLGEDAGYGPWPSLLDWCVGRDDDAPIRSRAR
- a CDS encoding NUDIX hydrolase, whose translation is MRTPRQAARIVVLSPTGSIFLFRENNVEVGIHWLPPGGGIDPGESPEECVRRELREETGWTDLEPRRLLCTWEHDFTHQGIPVRQHEHIYVTTGPLRDPVPESPDAQWRWLSRDALATLGEPLWPPRLADLLADVSAEPVHFGLMV
- a CDS encoding sensor histidine kinase, which gives rise to MRAVLRSERARLTTLYGTLLLLAGGGLVALVNVLVRNGLPSRINGAVTTTIPAFRQGVGPVPGEKVWVPAERLPAEAVPTAEQLESYQVTRNVSAAVEQATLHELLVVSLVALAVFAAVSMWLAWWMAGRVLRPVGVITETARRLSGANLHERIDLQAPPGELKRLADTFDGMLDRMEGLVGAQRRFAANAAHELRTPLAVQRAAAEIGLAGEPTPQKVARIRRKLIGVAESSEHLIESLLLLAVSEEGLETKTPVDLAALTATETDAATDAATDAAADAAAVEGTAVSGAVADGPPAYVNPPDGPPAHGAAANGTPAHGVGAGGRAPACGDGGAAGAPVPSGALPTVVRDLAPLTVAGDRALLGHLVRNLLANAVRHNRAGGRVSVTTSADGSLTVSNTGPVIEPDDVPRLLEPFRRRAERLHTAGEGAGLGLSIVASIARAHGAELRAWANPAPEGGLTVRVEFPAPGRPTPTPNPAPAGARHP
- a CDS encoding peptidoglycan-binding protein, which translates into the protein MRKRRGWLLASLAVLLAASGGGYVVLAGPQEDSGRSGDRRADGLPPATAPVKRGDLSSGLQVEGTLGYAKERKQNAAGPGVLTWTAAEGSVVERDDRLYEVDGRAVRLMYGATPMYRPLKGGDKGEDVKQLKQNLVALGYGTGLDASDGTFTAGTTAAVKRWQKAHKEKETGEVAKEAVAFASGPQRVQKHDAAVGDEAAPGKPVLTLTGTRRSVRFAVDVAKAGSVKTGDKVTVDLPGGGTAGGTIESVGSTADPDDPPGGGGGGGGGDKPKVEVAVALDDAAGAKGPDRSPVTVRLTGETRTGVLSVPVNSLLALSGGGFGVQVVEDGAVRDVRVELGMFGQGRVEVKGGALKEGMNVGVPGT
- a CDS encoding ABC transporter permease: MRVFLSALGIAIGIATMIAVVGISSSSQAKLLRELDKLGTNMLVVTPGQSMFSGQDTKLPKDAPGMIARIEGVESVGTTGDVKESVRRSENIPKEETGAIAVKAARDRLLDTLRARMAKGTWLNGATGRYPSVVLGDVSARRLGITEPGRQVFIGGRYFTVIGILEPVPLAPEIERSALVGWEAAERLLGFDGHPTAVYERSADDRVTAVRDLVARTANPSSPSTVSVTDPSAALQAKAATEGAFSTLLLGLGGIALLVGGVGVANTMIISVLERRHEIGLRRSLGATKGQVRIQFVTESLLLSGLGGVAGIVLGGAATAVYARAGDLPWVVPLWAVTGGFASTLAIGTFAGLYPAVRAARLSPTLALQAG